A window of the Methanobrevibacter sp. genome harbors these coding sequences:
- a CDS encoding ion transporter: MKINESNRFNFFLSIMIVIDLILITLTLISEVPDNMYYGIIVFDTALCIILLIEFFTRMWIAEDKRRFFLKNWTELIAAIPFDLIMLPFVLNYARFLRLIRVLKFIKVIALFSQFFETMDVYLKKTHLDEIFGVTLLVVLGSTLGLYLFDPSINSLFDSLWFVLSTITTVGYGDILPQSGAGRMIGLFILIVGVLIFSTVTGAIASYFARRVLLNEDFNITENDDNIAHLKENLSFNRKNLSEVHSKVYKIDRDVESLKKELNEIKEELKESKELNAELREEIKSLNENLNNEK; encoded by the coding sequence ATGAAAATTAATGAAAGTAACCGATTCAATTTCTTTTTATCAATAATGATTGTAATTGATTTGATCCTAATTACACTCACATTGATTTCGGAAGTTCCGGATAACATGTACTATGGAATAATTGTCTTTGACACCGCTTTATGTATTATTCTGCTTATAGAATTCTTTACAAGGATGTGGATTGCAGAGGACAAAAGACGATTTTTCCTAAAGAATTGGACAGAACTCATAGCTGCAATTCCATTTGATTTGATCATGCTTCCTTTTGTATTGAACTATGCCCGTTTCCTAAGATTGATAAGAGTCTTGAAATTCATCAAGGTCATTGCCCTATTCTCACAATTCTTTGAAACCATGGATGTTTACTTGAAAAAGACCCATTTAGATGAAATATTTGGCGTAACCCTTCTTGTTGTGCTTGGATCTACCCTGGGATTATACCTATTCGACCCAAGCATAAACAGCTTGTTTGACAGCTTATGGTTTGTATTGTCAACAATTACAACTGTAGGTTATGGTGACATATTGCCGCAATCCGGTGCTGGAAGGATGATTGGCCTCTTTATTCTCATTGTCGGCGTATTGATATTCAGTACAGTCACAGGTGCAATTGCCTCTTATTTTGCAAGAAGAGTATTATTGAATGAAGACTTCAACATCACAGAAAACGACGACAACATCGCACATTTAAAAGAAAATCTAAGCTTCAACAGGAAAAACCTTAGTGAAGTCCATAGTAAAGTCTATAAGATTGATAGAGATGTTGAATCCCTTAAAAAAGAGTTGAATGAAATAAAAGAAG